A single Amia ocellicauda isolate fAmiCal2 chromosome 9, fAmiCal2.hap1, whole genome shotgun sequence DNA region contains:
- the LOC136759235 gene encoding 5-hydroxyisourate hydrolase isoform X1 yields the protein MSREQPCGFCRRQRGCGLYRTAMLGAPSQKMAHSQGSPLTTHVLNTAQGVPGAQLPLSLHRLEPGTASWTLLASGITNGDGRCPGLLTWDEFLPGMYKMRFETGQYWQVLGESSFYPYVEIVFNITDPSQKYHVPLLLSRFSYSTYRGS from the exons ATGTCCCGGGAACAGCCCTGTGGCTTTTGTAGACGCCAGAGAGGCTGTGGCTTGTATAGGACTGCTATGCTAGGAGCACCG TCTCAGAAGATGGCACACTCCCAGGGAAGCCCCCTCACCACACATGTCTTGAACACAGCGCAGGGGGTCCCCGGTGCCCAGCTGCCCCTCAGCCTGCACAGACTGGAGCCTGGGACTGCCAGCTGGACGTTGCTGGCCTCAGG AATCACCAATGGCGATGGCCGCTGCCCGGGGCTGTTGACCTGGGATGAATTCTTGCCAGGAATGTACAAAATGCGGTTTGAAACAGGGCAGTACTGGCAAGTTCTGGGAGAGAGCAGTTTCTATCCATATGTGGAG ATTGTCTTCAATATCACAGACCCTTCTCAGAAGTATCATGTGCCCCTGCTCCTCAGCCGTTTCTCCTACAGCACATACAGGGGCAGCTAA
- the LOC136759235 gene encoding 5-hydroxyisourate hydrolase isoform X2 translates to MSAARLRHIKGHLQRQAESQKMAHSQGSPLTTHVLNTAQGVPGAQLPLSLHRLEPGTASWTLLASGITNGDGRCPGLLTWDEFLPGMYKMRFETGQYWQVLGESSFYPYVEIVFNITDPSQKYHVPLLLSRFSYSTYRGS, encoded by the exons ATGAGTGCGGCTCGCTTGCGCCACATTAAGGGTCATCTTCAGCGACAAGCAGAG TCTCAGAAGATGGCACACTCCCAGGGAAGCCCCCTCACCACACATGTCTTGAACACAGCGCAGGGGGTCCCCGGTGCCCAGCTGCCCCTCAGCCTGCACAGACTGGAGCCTGGGACTGCCAGCTGGACGTTGCTGGCCTCAGG AATCACCAATGGCGATGGCCGCTGCCCGGGGCTGTTGACCTGGGATGAATTCTTGCCAGGAATGTACAAAATGCGGTTTGAAACAGGGCAGTACTGGCAAGTTCTGGGAGAGAGCAGTTTCTATCCATATGTGGAG ATTGTCTTCAATATCACAGACCCTTCTCAGAAGTATCATGTGCCCCTGCTCCTCAGCCGTTTCTCCTACAGCACATACAGGGGCAGCTAA
- the pdcd5 gene encoding programmed cell death protein 5: protein MADEELEGIRRQRMAELQSKHGESGGDPQAQQEAKQRETDMRNTILAQVLDQSARARLSNLALVKPEKAKAVENYLIQMARFGQLGGKISETGLIEILEKVSQQTEKKTTVKFNRRRVMDSDEEDDD, encoded by the exons ATGGCAGACGAAGAGCTGGAAGGTATCAGGCGGCAGCGGATGGCCGAGCTGCAGTCTAAGCATGGG GAATCTGGCGGTGATCCACAGGCTCAACAGGAGGCCAAGCAGAG agaAACTGATATGAGAAACACGATTCTTGCACAAGTCTTAGATCAGTCTGCGCGGGCCAGAT TGAGTAATCTGGCGCTGGTGAAGCCGGAGAAAGCCAAAGCGGTGGAGAATTACCTCATCCAGATGGCTCGATTCGGACAGCTGGGGGGAAAG ATTTCTGAAACCGGATTGATAGAGATCCTTGAGAAAGTCAGCCAGCAAACGGAAAAGAAGACCACAGTCAAG TTCAACAGGCGAAGGGTGATGGACTCAGATGAGGAGGACGATGACTAA
- the acsl2 gene encoding long-chain-fatty-acid--CoA ligase 6 has product MQFQDWLRSLRSGGGVRVPDVEELRRFLPSSLSLSLSSSSLLGLGALASLTAYWLVTRPRPIRPPCDLHSQSIPIEGDPSCRRSALLPDETLLEFYYEDTRTAYDMFLRGVRVAGDGPCLGFRKAGEPYQWISYNEVCEQAQVLGSGLLSRGCQPGPQQVIGIFAQNRPEWVIAELACYTFSMAVVPLYDTLGQEAMVHILNIAEISMVICDKPEKAESLLSNKEQGLTPGLGCIVLMTPCSDALLERARNCGLDILQLGQLMELGRHNLREPVPPKPEDLAVVCFTSGTTGKPKGAMITHGNIASNTSSVIKILEGSFVIRQEDVSISYLPLAHMFERMIQVSMFCHGARVGFYQGDLSLLMDDIKTLRPTFFPVVPRLLNRIYDKIMGSVGSPLRRAVLLYAVKRKQAELSSGVVRNNSFWDKLVFSNIQASLGGNLRFILTASAPISPTVLSFLRATLGCLIFEGYGQTECTAGCTFSMPGDWTAGHVGAPLPCAMVKVSDIPEMNYFASNGEGEICIKGHSVFRGYLRDAQRTAEALDADGWLHTGDVGKWLPNGVLRIIDRKKHIFKLSQGEYIAPEKIENVYTRSAPVLQVFVHGDSLQSHLIGIVVPDPEVLAQWARERGIVGSYEELCRNPDLKKAVLDDMTVIGKEAGLKSFEQVKAVFLSSEVFSVSNGLLTPTLKSRRAALCQAFQTQIRQLYGQSAL; this is encoded by the exons ATGCAGTTCCAGGACTGGCTACGCTCTCTGCGCTCCGGGGGGGGGGTGCGTGTCCCTGACGTGGAGGAGCTGCGCAGGTTCctgccctcctccctctctctctccctctcctcctcctctctcctggGTCTCGGAGCCCTGGCCTCGCTCACGGCCTATTGGCTGGTCACGCGGCCGCGCCCCATCCGCCCGCCCTGCGACCTGCACTCACAGTCCATACCTATAGAG GGGGACCCCAGCTGCAGGCGCTCGGCTCTGCTCCCCGACGAGACGCTGCTGGAGTTTTACTACGAGGACACGCGCACCGCCTATGACATGTTCCTGAGGGGCGTGAGGGTGGCAG GGGACGGGCCGTGTCTGGGGTTCCGTAAGGCTGGGGAGCCGTACCAGTGGATCTCCTACAATGag gtgtgtgaaCAGGCCCAGGTCCTTGGTTCAGGGTTGTTGTCTCGTGGCTGTCAGCCCGGCCCCCAGCAGGTCATCGGCATCTTTGCCCAGAACAGACCCGAG TGGGTGATTGCAGAACTCGCCTGCTACACCTTTTCAATGGCCGTAGTGCCCCTGTATGACACGCTGGGACAGGAGGCCATGGTGCACATCCTCAACATTG CCGAGATCTCCATGGTGATCTGTGACAAGCCGGAGAAGGCGGAGTCTCTGCTGTCCAATAAGGAGCAGGGCCTGACGCCGGGGCTGGGCTGCATCGTGCTGATGACACCCTGCAGTGACGCCCTGCTGGAGAGAGCCAGGAACTGCGGCCTGGACATCCTGCAACTCGGCCAGctcatg GAGCTGGGCAGACACAATCTCCGGGAGCCTGTG CCCCCAAAGCCAGAGGACCTTGCAGTGGTGTGCTTCACCAGCGGGACCACAG ggaagCCCAAAGGTGCCATGATCACCCACGGCAACATCGCCTCCAACACCTCCTCTGTTATCAAGATCCTGGAG ggGTCATTTGTGATCCGCCAGGAGGACGTCTCCATCTCCTACCTACCACTGGCTCACATGTTTGAGCGGATGATCCAG GTGTCGATGTTCTGTCACGGGGCGAGAGTGGGCTTCTACCAGGGCGACCTGTCTCTGCTGATGGATGACATCAAGACCCTGCGGCCGACCTTCTTCCCAGTGGTGCCACGCCTGCTCAACCGCATCTACGATAAG ATCATGGGCTCTGTGGGCTCTCCGCTGCGCAGGGCCGTGCTGCTGTACGCTGTCAAGAGGAAGCAGGCCGAACTCAGCAGTGGTGTGGTCCGAAACAACAGCTTCTGGGACAAACTGGTCTTCAGCAACATACAG GCCAGTCTGGGTGGGAATCTGCGGTTCATCCTGACCGCGTCGGCACCCATCTCGCCCACTGTGCTGTCCTTCCTCCGCGCCACGCTGGGCTGCCTG ATCTTCGAGGGGTACGGACAGACAGAGTGCACGGCTGGCTGCACCTTCTCCATGCCAGGCGACTGGACTGCAG GCCACGTGGGTGCGCCGCTGCCCTGCGCCATGGTGAAGGTCTCTGACATCCCTGAGATGAACTACTTTGCTAGcaatggagagggagag ATTTGTATTAAGGGCCACAGTGTGTTCAGGGGGTACCTGCGCGACGCCCAGCGCACTGCAGAGGCTCTCGACGCTGACGGCTGGCTGCACACTGGAGACGTCGGCAAGTGGCTCCCG aatGGTGTTCTCAGAATAATTGACCGGAAGAAGCACATCTTCAAGCTCTCTCAGGGGGAGTACATCGCGCCGGAGAAGATCGAGAATGTCTACACACGCAGCGCCCCTGTACTGCAGGTGTTTGTGCACGGCGACAGTCTGCAG TCTCACCTGATTGGCATCGTGGTTCCTGACCCGGAAGTGTTGGCGCAGTGGGCGAGAGAGAGGGGCATCGTGGGATCGTATGAGGAGCTCTGCAGGAACCCG GATTTGAAGAAGGCAGTGTTGGATGATATGACTGTGATTGGGAAGGAAGCCGGGCTGAAGTCATTTGAACAG GTGAAGGCTGTGTTCCTGAGCAGCGAGGTGTTCAGTGTGAGTAACGGGCTGCTGACGCCCACCCTGAAGAGCCGCCGGGCCGCCCTGTGCCAGGCCTTCCAGACGCAGATCCGCCAGCTGTACGGCCAGAGCGCCCTGTAG